The Flavobacterium psychrotrophum region CCATAACCTTTGCTGTGTATTATTTTACCGTCTTTTACAATAGCCACGGCACAGCCTGCCGTATTAAAGCGTTTAAGGGCATCGTTTGTAAGGCTGTCAATTTGTGTAGTTGATAGTTGCGCAAATGCACCCTGGCATAGCAGGAGCATGAGTAGTAATTTTTTCATTAGGATGATGTAGTAATTATTGGTTTCCTTACAAAAGTAGCGATTGTACCAATAAAGCAACGCAGTGCCTTAGTTAAAACCTGAAATAATCACGCTGCGCATCGGTAAGGCCGTAAAGGTGAATATCTGCACTATGGTTTTTTAGGGAAGATTCGCCGTATTCAATATAAACCGATTTACTAAACGAATCGGGATTTATCTTTTTGATATCCGGTAAAATTTTTGATGCCAAAAACTCTGAATATCCCGTAATGTTTTTTGTAATAAGTAATGGCCTGCGTGCTACTTTCATTCCAAATATTGGTAAATAGGTAGCGATAAATACTGCATCGGGCAAGATGTATACGTCGCATCTTTTAAAGTGCGATTGCTCTGCATCTTTGCTTCTTTTTCCTGAAACCAGGCTTTCTGCTTTAATATCGTTTATGGTTTCTATAATCCTCCCTTTAAATAAAGACAGTATTTGTGCAGTAAGGCGCTTTTGCTCCTGGCCACGGCCATAGGTTATAAAGAACACGCCGCCGAAAAGGATTAGTATATATATTGGGGCTATAAAGGCTGGGTTCATAGTATAAAATTACAAAAAAATCCGCCCTGAAAGTATCAGGACGGATTGATGTTTTATGTATAGGTATTAAAACTTAGGGTAAAATATATTTCATAAAATAAGTAGTTTCAGGATTATCAGTAAAATGGTCGTCTATTGATATAGTAACTATTATTGTATGGTCATCTGTAAAGATGAAATGCTTTGTATCGGGGTCGTTAAACGGGCCGTAGCTTAATATTGTATTCAGGCTATTATAGTTATATACGTTTGAGTCACTTGAAAGATAAATATTGCCTGGGCTGCAAGCTAACATTTTTGACGGAAATTCCCTAATTAGGTTTAAAGTTGCAGTTAGCTGGTAATTTTCCCAAAAAACAGAGTTTTTGTCAGGTGATAATAACACAAATGGTGAAGGGTATGTAATGCCTGGCCAATTTGTTGGAAACATAACATTATCAAATACAAGCGTAGTTCCTGTAAAATTTGCTGTTCTTATGACGCCGTCGCTGGTGTTACTTTCGCCGAGATAGACTTTATTGTTAATGCTATTATATTCAATATCACCATGGCTATTTGTAATGAATGATGTACAAGCACCTGTATTTTTATTTACTAAATACATCTCAGTATTTCCAGATGTAGGGGGTTGCTTATGGCATATTAGGAAATCAGTGTTCGTGTCTTCAACTTTATGAAACCCCCAGCCATTTGTGCTAGTGTTTATTTGTGTAGTCGTAAACGTATTTAAGTTAAGTACAGTAATTTTATCAATATGTTTCTGTGTAAGGTACATCGTGTTTCCGTCGGATGAAATAGATGCGTCATTATATACCTCAGATTGTAAAATTGTATTTTCTATTTGCATATTGTCTGGATTTAATATAGCGATGCCCAATATGGTGGTTCCCCCGCTAGACCCAGGTGAAAGTAGTGAGTAAATCCTATTTCGATAAGAATCGTAAATTGTTTTAGTTACATAATATGGCATTTCTAAGGCGGGGTGTCCAGAACACTCTGTAATTGTGCTTCCATAAATAAATGCAGAAGGAGTAGAGGTATTTACTACTACCTGATATGAATACTTTTTAGCGACAAAATCAATTTCACTATCTATGAAATTAGTTTGGTCTATATTAAAAATCTCACCAACCGGTTCGAAATTGCCACGGTATATTTTGTACGATACGAAATCAGAACCTTCATATTTGTTCCAATCAAGTTTTATATTATTTCCTTGTCCTTCAGCGTTGAGTTTAATTATGTTAGATACAATCAAAGAATCTTTTTTTACAGTTTCAGGGAAACCATTTAGATATGCTTCAAGTTTAACGGTGTGCATCCCTTTACTCAGCAGCCCAAGATAATTAGTATTATAAGAACCATCAGGAGTTCCTTCAGATAATATGCCATCTATATTACTACTCCATTTTACAATAAAATCATTATTGGTGACTTGCTGACTTCCTGATGTTATAAGGATTTTACCTTTGATGTCTTTTTGCTGTGCTGGGTCTTCAAAAATTCCGTAAGAGCCATAATTTGCATAAGAGTAATCTCTATTTTGATTAGGAACATTTATGGTTACATTGAATTGAACCTGTGGTACCTCAGGTTGTGGTTCTGTCGAAGATGAACTATCATCGCTACATGAAGTAATAAGTAATGATAAAACTACTAGCAGGATGATTTTTTTGAAAAAATATTTCATGATTGACTTTGGTTGATTTTTGGCAAATGTATAAACATTTAAAAAAAAAATCATAAAAAATCCGCCCTGAAAGTATCAGGACGGATTAGTATTTTGGATTGTTAGAATTTTAGATTTTAAAGAAAGAAATCAAGGAGATTTCTCAACTCCGCTGAGCTAGTTTCGAAATGGAACAACTGATTGCAGTTCAATCTTTTAATCCTTCAATCTTAAATTATATGTGTATTACCTCGTCATACGCAGCAGCGGCAGCTTCCATAATAGCTTCGCTCATTGTTGGGTGTGGGTGAACCGACTTGATGATCTCGTGGCCTGTAGTCTCCAGCCTGCGGGCTACAACAGCCTCAGCAATCATATCGGTAACGCCGGCGCCTATCATGTGGCAGCCCAGCCATTCGCCGTACTTAGCGTCGAAGATAACTTTTACAAAACCATCTGAAGCACCAGAAGCTTTAGCTTTACCAGAAGCTGAGAACGGGAATTTACCCACTTTAATCTCATAACCTTGTTCTAAAGCTGCTTTCTCTGTTAAGCCTACCGAAGCAATTTCCGGCGTAGCATAAGTACAGCCCGGTATGTTACCATAATCAAGCGGTTCTACATGCAGGCCTGCAAGTTTCTCAACACAAAGGATACCCTCTGCAGATGCTACGTGTGCAAGCGCCTGACCCGGAACGATATCGCCAATGGCGTAGTAACCCGGTATATTAGTCTGGTAGTATTTGTTTACAAGCACCTTATCACGGTCTGTAGCAATACCCACCTCTTCAAGGCCTATGTTCTCGATGTTAGATTTGATACCCACAGCAGAAAGCAGGATGTCTGCCTCAAGGGTAATTTCGCCATTAGCCGTTTTTACGGTAGCTTTAACGCCCTCGCCTGTAGTATCAACTTTTTCTACAGAAGCGTTTGTCATAACCTCGATGCCTGCTTTTTTAAGCGAACGCTCAAATTGCTTAGATACATCTATATCTTCTACAGGAACCACGTTTGGCATAAACTCTACAATGGTAACTTTAGTGCCCATAGAATTGTAGAAATGTGCAAACTCTACGCCTATGGCGCCAGAGCCTACCACGATCATGCTTTTTGGCTGCTCAGGCAATACCATAGCCTGGCGGTAGCCTATAACTTTTTTACCATCCTGTGGCAGGTTAGGCAACTCGCGG contains the following coding sequences:
- the lpdA gene encoding dihydrolipoyl dehydrogenase; the encoded protein is MKYDIIVLGSGPGGYVTAIRASQLGFKVAIVEKENLGGICLNWGCIPTKALLKSAQVFDYLKHASDYGLTIKEFDKDFGAVVARSRNVAEGMSKGVQFLMKKNKIEVIFGTGKVKPGKKIDVTDKDGNVTELSADNIIIATGARSRELPNLPQDGKKVIGYRQAMVLPEQPKSMIVVGSGAIGVEFAHFYNSMGTKVTIVEFMPNVVPVEDIDVSKQFERSLKKAGIEVMTNASVEKVDTTGEGVKATVKTANGEITLEADILLSAVGIKSNIENIGLEEVGIATDRDKVLVNKYYQTNIPGYYAIGDIVPGQALAHVASAEGILCVEKLAGLHVEPLDYGNIPGCTYATPEIASVGLTEKAALEQGYEIKVGKFPFSASGKAKASGASDGFVKVIFDAKYGEWLGCHMIGAGVTDMIAEAVVARRLETTGHEIIKSVHPHPTMSEAIMEAAAAAYDEVIHI